The Salvelinus fontinalis isolate EN_2023a chromosome 36, ASM2944872v1, whole genome shotgun sequence genome window below encodes:
- the LOC129835756 gene encoding mucin-4-like: MMSCRRHLILCVLLLLFDEGSLRYIPFPAAPLIPAAYTLEPQGDLSTSQDVLTPSPSHLLTQTHHNPTAASKDQRNTPSHQDISDLSGLSTIGDTDHFDSISTTSPSGGLKFNASQLINDQASSSSAHDIGYTEQIDNETKMVTASGWNNSSDVTPSSSSAISYSELNNSYDGINASQSNASGHTEVLSVTLEDSPHPNGSVVVLETSDPLADLNVDPMSAPDVIDFYTHRTDSVSVTDDLANTSLSLHRNNTNVTVTVDTSAVVTETAAQAEPTTDVMLGLEEEEEREEEEEEETSGHLNTTQDASLSDPLIDDINQAYDSTGDYNVSAEDNGSVITGHYNVSAEANSFVITGDYNVSAEANSSVITRDYNVSAEANYSSSVAISGFSNKLYLIREEANAHNESQEAVTLSSSAIGYTEYEDSIEATNDYQSTVTSGDEGTTSPTVTSTSVERSGVNENQEVLPIVAPMIGYPSVESEDSDESTTKSTVVLNYIDYIDSEPSYSNHYVNVASSEKAAHSSSSSSPLEPDSDHLQSDDDAELEVLGSGLEEEEENRSGENNCSSCSYGNTTASAIDNTDYDWGSAEVSTTGNQGNSTADIEVPTEVSRIGQGNSSSISMVPSAENMVSSVHGNSTVIVLSDYSDKNITTTLTPTNRTRERVIVSTTPTAVLEEPTGESRRGTACSPSKALPSTTTSLEAKEEEKDQKASDAAKKAVSLWNRGRASWPRFLWMRRY; the protein is encoded by the exons ATGATGAGTTGCCGTCGTCATTTGATACTCTGCGTCCTCTTATTGCTATTTGATGAAG ggTCCCTGAGGTACATCCCATTCCCAGCAGCACCCCTCATCCCTGCTGCCTACACCTTGGAGCCACAGGGAGACCTCTCAACAAGCCAAGATGTCCTCACTCCTTCCCCATCACATCTTCTGACCCAAACTCACCACAATCCAACAGCAGCATCCAAAGACCAGCGCAACACACCATCCCATCAAGATATTAGTGATCTATCTGGACTTTCAACCATTGGCGATACTGACCACTTTGACTCAATATCCACAACTTCTCCAAGTGGTGGTCTCAAATTCAATGCCAGTCAACTTATCAATGATcaagcatcatcatcatcagctcacGATATTGGCTACACTGAACAGATAGACAACGAAACTAAAATGGTGACCGCCAGTGGTTGGAATAACAGCAGTGATGTTACACCTTCCTCTTCTTCTGCTATTTCTTATTCTGAGCTAAACAACTCTTATGATGGAATCAACGCTAGCCAGAGCAACGCTAGTGGCCACACTGAAGTTCTCTCTGTGACTTTGGAGGACAGTCCTCATCCGAATGGATCTGTGGTGGTACTGGAAACAAGTGATCCGTTAGCTGATCTAAACGTTGATCCTATGTCAGCCCCTGATGTCATTGACTTCTACACTCATCGGACAGATTCTGTCTCCGTCACCGATGACCTTGCAAACACTAGTCTTAGTTTACATCGTAACAACACTAACGTTACTGTCACAGTAGATACTAGTGCAGTTGTTACTGAGACGGCAGCGCAGGCTGAACCGACCACAGACGTAATGCTGggcctggaggaggaggaagagcgggaagaagaagaggaggaggaaaccaGTGGCCATCTTAATACTACTCAGGATGCTTCACTCTCAGACCCCCTGATCGACGATATTAATCAGGCTTATGACTCAACAGGTGACTATAATGTTAGCGCTGAGGATAATGGCTCTGTGATAACAGGTCACTATAATGTTAGCGCTGAGGCTAATAGCTTTGTGATAACAGGTGACTATAATGTTAGCGCTGAGGCTAACAGCTCTGTAATAACGCGTGACTATAATGTTAGCGCTGAGGCCAACTACTCGTCCTCAGTTGCTATTAGTGGCTTCAGCAACAAATTGTACTTAATAAGAGAAGAAGCAAATGCTCACAATGAAAGTCAGGAAGCCGTTACCCTTTCCTCTTCCGCCATTGGCTACACTGAATATGAAGATTCCATCGAAGCGACCAATGACTACCAGAGTACTGTTACCAGCGGAGACGAAGGAACAACATCACCTACGGTTACTAGTACCAGCGTGGAGCGGAGTGGCGTGAATGAGAACCAGGAAGTGCTTCCTATTGTGGCTCCTATGATTGGCTATCCTTCTGTGGAGTCTGAGGATTCTGATGAAAGCACCACAAAGTCAACTGTTGTGCTGAACTATATTGACTATATTGACTCTGAACCTAGTTACTCTAACCACTATGTGAATGTAGCCAGCAGTGAAAAAGCTGCccactcttcatcctcctcctctcctcttgaaCCTGACAGTGACCACCTCCAATCTGATGATGATGCTGAACTAGAGGTACTAGGCTCTGggttggaggaagaggaggagaataggaGTGGAGAGAACAACTGTAGCAGCTGTAGCTATGGTAACACCACCGCCAGTGCCATTGACAACACTGACTATGATTGGGGCTCGGCTGAAGTCAGTACGACAGGTAACCAGGGTAACAGCACAGCAGACATTGAAGTCCCAACTGAAGTTAGTAGGATTGGTCAGGGAAACAGCAGCAGCATCTCTATGGTACCCTCTGCTGAAAACATGGTCAGCTCTGTCCATGGTAACTCCACAGTCATTGTTCTATCTGACTACAGTGACAAAAACATcaccactactctgacccccaccaACCGTACCAGAGAACGGGTTATTGTGAGTACCACCCCCACCGCCGTGCTTGAGGAACCCACAGGAGAGAGCCGACGTGGGACTGCATGTTCTCCCAGCAAGGCCctaccctccaccaccaccagtctGGAAGccaaagaggaggagaaggaccaGAAAGCGTCTGATGCTGCAAAGAAGGCAGTGTCATTGTGGAACAGGGGCCGCGCGTCGTGGCCTCGGTTTCTATGGATGCGCAGGTATTAG
- the sb:cb1058 gene encoding uncharacterized protein sb:cb1058, giving the protein MAIGKSPRNGSVRSPKYLDKSSGFYGRLDEPEMGGEEEERGREEDWGGSYPATELSKGGETDQGEPGVFDFNQGMMGDDDTTLLRRKPSRLSSRWRRSSRKAKPQAISPRQGDQILGTEMEAPVLEVTAVEVRRSRWGRSTGKKQGAEPQTVFPREEGPILGTEMETQTPVLEVLEVEVRVETEEGQREKERRTEEERTLVHFASREEADDQVLIKDKKRGREEEKEEEMKGQEEMKVMRKRSTLKNYRKTFDRVFRRGWETFVTNLYSVTLTPDSPPSREMHHSSALAEYR; this is encoded by the exons atggcGATCGGAAAGAGTCCCAGAAACGGTTCCGTCAGGTCTCCAAAGTACCTGGACAAGAGTTCTGGGTTCTACGGTCGCCTGGATGAGCccgagatgggaggagaggaggaggagagggggagagaggaggactgggggggATCGTACCCAGCCACAGAGCTCTCTAaggggggagagacggaccaggGAGAGCCTGGGGTGTTTGACTTCAACCAGGGAATGATGGGAGATGACGACACCACTCTCCTCCGAAGGAAACCCAGCCGGCTCAGCTCCCGCTGGAGAAGAAGCTCCAGGAAGGCCAAACCCCAGGCGATCTCCCCTAGGCAGGGGGACCAGATTCTGGGTACGGAGATGGAGGCCCCTGTCCTGGAGGTCACCGCGGTGGAAGTGAGAAGGAGCCGCTGGGGGAGGAGCACCGGGAAGAAACAGGGGGCCGAGCCCCAGACGGTCTTCCCCAGGGAGGAGGGCCCGATCCTGGGTACGGAGATGGAGACGCAGACCCCTGTCCTGGAGGTCCTGGAGGTGGAGGTGAGGGTAGAGACTgaagaaggacagagggagaaagagaggagaacagaagaggagaggacgcTGGTCCACTTTGCGAGCCGAGAAGAAGCGGATGACCAGGTTCTGATAAAGgacaagaagagagggagggaagaagagaaggaggaggagatgaagggaCAGGAGGAAATGAAGGTGATGAGGAAGAGAAGCACGCTGAAGAACTACCGCAAg ACTTTCGACCGAGTGTTCCGTCGAGGGTGGGAGACCTTCGTCACTAACCTGTACAGCGTGACGCTCACACCTGACTCACCACCATCAAGGGAAATGCACCATTCCTCAGCATTAGCAGAATACAGATAG